The following coding sequences are from one Paenibacillus tundrae window:
- a CDS encoding ABC transporter permease produces MKKSWPLYVLCIPAFVFVCIFSYGPMVGLLMAFQDYKPWLGISGSRWIGLDNFERIFRYDEATQAIINTLIIAVSKIIVGIIVPIIMAILLSELRNVGIKKSVQTLVYLPHFLSWVTVAGLMINILGLDGGINQMLTRMFDIAPIYFLGDPDLFRFTVVVSDVWKSFGFGMIVYLATIAGINPSYYEAAEIDGATRRQQIMYVTLPSMLPMIIVISTLSLGNILDAGFDQVFNLYNPLVYSTGDIIDTYVYRSSLLNGQYGFGTAVGLFKSGISLILIVVSYRLAYKYANYKIF; encoded by the coding sequence TTGAAGAAGAGCTGGCCACTGTATGTATTGTGTATTCCCGCTTTCGTATTTGTCTGTATCTTTTCATATGGTCCGATGGTCGGTCTGCTCATGGCTTTTCAGGATTATAAACCATGGCTTGGGATCTCAGGTTCCCGCTGGATCGGGCTGGACAATTTCGAAAGAATCTTCCGGTATGACGAAGCAACGCAAGCCATTATCAATACGTTGATTATCGCCGTTTCCAAAATTATCGTTGGTATTATCGTTCCGATTATTATGGCTATTTTGCTGAGCGAGCTGCGGAATGTTGGCATTAAGAAAAGTGTGCAGACACTCGTTTATCTGCCTCATTTCTTGTCATGGGTTACGGTTGCAGGGCTGATGATTAACATCCTTGGATTGGATGGAGGCATCAACCAGATGCTGACCCGCATGTTCGACATCGCTCCTATTTACTTTTTGGGTGACCCGGATCTGTTTAGATTTACGGTCGTAGTCAGCGATGTATGGAAAAGCTTCGGGTTTGGCATGATCGTCTATCTGGCGACCATTGCGGGGATCAACCCTTCGTATTATGAGGCAGCCGAAATTGATGGTGCGACACGTCGCCAGCAAATTATGTACGTTACCCTGCCAAGTATGTTGCCGATGATTATTGTTATTTCTACGCTCAGTCTGGGAAATATTCTGGACGCTGGATTTGATCAGGTGTTCAACCTCTACAACCCTCTTGTCTACAGTACGGGAGATATTATTGACACCTATGTTTATCGTTCTTCCTTGTTGAATGGGCAATACGGATTCGGTACAGCGGTAGGGTTGTTCAAATCGGGGATCAGTCTAATCTTGATCGTCGTATCCTATAGGCTGGCCTATAAGTATGCCAACTACAAAATATTCTAA
- a CDS encoding discoidin domain-containing protein, with protein sequence MIKKSRIAIIVAFLLLAYHFSAAVPTTQAAGEETNIAATLFVLKNDSEVNNAKIHWAPVDGATGYELLRSENNGAYELLQTLTGTTTDDYDLQLGSTYTYQVKAYGGSTVLTSAVSPAYTPYVLPENLTTFDNTSKSTLNLPNELKVGDTYYRFNFVQKPTGGFGQMIQQTSTDDITYGNDKVVLSYTDHPDLADSKFEGINILYHASTNKFVFWAHYENSTDYTLARVSVASATPGEDFTFHKSFRPGGNESRDISIFKDDDGTAYLISTANNNSDTILYQLTSDWLDVDHQVSTIYQNQHRELPKVIKKDGIYYLFSSQAAGWYPSIPMYSSATSLDGEWSELRVIGNTSTFSAQSGSVMRVTPDTGDNVVMVAYRWMFGWAGTQNGTTEERLLPVWFSNGYAFYDYFDQVLYDTVNDVVVPVQDGRLLSQGKEATAQTATGTKPASYANDGSYQTEWVGTSVAWPHWWKVDLGSVQQINNVQISWWMQKGSEGFYKYKIETSNDNVNWTVALDRTDNKSYGFTSDTLSSTARYVRINMQGATLHNNPNNWYTPRLWEVKVFGEDIE encoded by the coding sequence ATGATAAAAAAATCAAGAATAGCAATCATTGTTGCATTTCTATTGCTGGCATACCATTTCTCTGCTGCTGTACCAACCACTCAAGCTGCGGGTGAAGAGACGAATATTGCTGCAACGCTGTTTGTACTAAAGAACGATTCTGAGGTGAACAATGCCAAGATCCACTGGGCACCTGTTGACGGAGCGACCGGGTATGAATTGCTTCGCTCCGAGAACAATGGGGCTTATGAGTTATTACAGACCTTAACTGGGACAACAACAGATGATTATGATCTTCAACTAGGTAGCACGTATACCTATCAAGTGAAAGCGTATGGGGGAAGCACCGTGCTAACCTCCGCGGTTTCACCCGCATATACGCCATATGTGCTTCCAGAGAACCTGACTACGTTTGATAATACAAGCAAGTCAACTCTGAACCTGCCGAATGAACTCAAAGTCGGGGATACCTACTACAGATTCAACTTTGTTCAAAAGCCAACAGGTGGATTCGGTCAGATGATCCAACAGACGTCAACCGATGATATTACCTACGGCAACGATAAAGTGGTGCTATCTTATACCGATCATCCAGACTTGGCGGATAGCAAATTTGAGGGAATTAATATTCTCTACCATGCTTCTACCAATAAGTTTGTATTTTGGGCTCACTATGAGAACAGCACAGACTATACACTTGCCAGAGTATCAGTGGCATCTGCCACACCTGGAGAAGATTTTACATTTCATAAGAGCTTCCGACCAGGTGGAAATGAATCTAGAGATATCTCCATTTTCAAAGATGATGATGGTACAGCGTACTTGATCTCTACGGCGAATAATAATTCGGATACGATATTGTATCAGTTAACTTCCGATTGGCTGGATGTCGATCACCAAGTGTCTACCATTTATCAGAACCAGCACCGGGAACTGCCCAAGGTAATCAAAAAAGACGGCATCTATTATTTATTCTCCTCCCAAGCTGCGGGCTGGTATCCAAGCATACCGATGTACTCATCTGCCACAAGCCTCGATGGAGAATGGTCTGAACTACGCGTAATTGGTAATACCTCGACCTTCTCGGCACAGTCTGGCTCGGTTATGCGGGTCACCCCAGATACGGGCGACAATGTCGTGATGGTTGCATATCGCTGGATGTTCGGATGGGCAGGCACGCAAAATGGAACCACAGAGGAACGATTGTTACCAGTTTGGTTCTCTAACGGATACGCATTCTATGATTATTTTGATCAGGTGTTATACGATACAGTCAATGATGTCGTCGTTCCTGTACAGGACGGAAGACTACTGTCACAAGGGAAAGAGGCAACTGCACAAACGGCAACAGGAACGAAACCAGCGAGTTACGCTAATGATGGAAGCTATCAAACCGAATGGGTAGGTACCAGCGTTGCATGGCCACATTGGTGGAAGGTGGATCTTGGATCAGTGCAGCAGATTAACAATGTACAGATTTCATGGTGGATGCAAAAAGGCTCCGAAGGATTCTATAAATATAAAATCGAGACGAGCAACGATAATGTGAATTGGACCGTCGCATTGGATCGAACGGACAATAAATCCTACGGATTTACTTCGGATACCTTATCAAGTACGGCCAGATATGTGCGAATCAATATGCAAGGTGCAACGCTTCATAACAATCCTAACAACTGGTACACACCAAGATTATGGGAAGTCAAAGTGTTTGGAGAGGACATCGAGTAA
- a CDS encoding carbohydrate ABC transporter permease, producing MYHKTTGYRVFSVFNYAFMILAGLVCFLPLLHLLAQSLSSKAAISGNLVSFWPVGFNMDAYVKTFSNSNFISSMWTSILRTVLGTSISMFILTCAGYALSKEFRGRNVLMWFFIFTMLFSGGLIPSYILVTGLGLKDTIWALVLPGAFGAYNLILLVNFFKTIPKALEEAAFIDGASFFAILSKIYLPLSLPGIATVSLFIMVGHWNSWFDGILYMSDASKYPLASFLQTVVVQSNMQNMAMSQSEVEAMSEQSIKAAQIFVSTLPIIMVYPFLQRYFVKGIVLGAVKE from the coding sequence ATGTACCATAAGACGACAGGGTATAGAGTTTTCTCCGTATTCAATTATGCGTTTATGATCTTGGCAGGACTGGTGTGTTTTCTTCCACTGCTTCATTTGCTCGCGCAATCCCTCAGTAGTAAGGCGGCAATAAGCGGTAATTTGGTATCCTTTTGGCCGGTCGGCTTCAATATGGACGCCTATGTCAAAACGTTTAGCAATTCTAACTTTATCAGTTCCATGTGGACTTCGATTCTTCGAACGGTTCTCGGAACATCCATCAGCATGTTTATTCTTACTTGCGCAGGATATGCGCTGTCCAAGGAATTCCGGGGACGCAACGTGCTGATGTGGTTTTTTATCTTCACCATGCTCTTCTCTGGTGGATTAATTCCTTCTTATATTTTGGTTACAGGTCTTGGTTTGAAGGATACCATCTGGGCGTTGGTCTTGCCGGGAGCATTCGGAGCGTATAACCTGATTCTTCTTGTCAATTTCTTCAAAACGATCCCGAAAGCGCTGGAAGAAGCAGCATTTATCGATGGAGCTTCCTTTTTTGCAATCCTTAGCAAAATTTATTTACCGTTGTCTCTACCAGGCATAGCTACGGTATCCTTGTTTATTATGGTAGGGCACTGGAATTCCTGGTTTGACGGTATATTGTACATGTCGGATGCGAGTAAGTATCCGCTGGCTTCTTTCCTACAGACCGTAGTGGTGCAGAGCAACATGCAGAACATGGCGATGAGTCAGTCGGAAGTGGAAGCGATGTCGGAACAGAGCATCAAGGCAGCCCAAATATTCGTGAGCACACTGCCAATTATTATGGTTTATCCTTTTTTACAACGATATTTCGTGAAGGGAATTGTGCTGGGGGCTGTCAAAGAGTAA
- a CDS encoding sensor histidine kinase, which translates to MIRKMYMKRFIYFFVFFLLLTLSLFFVMNRLSSKTLEENMIGASKNQLDYVKGILDGIMYEANMYGVQFAADSDVRFYQRQVLELSNYDSQMKKNDIVDRLRQTLLSSRSIESIGIYWKNEGTFLSTSNSLEARLPFNEIQRPGWRIIDDSLYYFAAYPYIQKSEQLKPVQYVVGVKLNNDYLKSLLQKAVNNDSSRAFLWFDDHRLWDENEVDNDLLKAISELLLPQEGATLKYDYHTKSENYYVLSRYIEALDTYLITYTRTNDFLKPLDHNRKVFLISIIAVLTLGLIVIFTFYRNYDRNIRLMERKFLQVEQGNHSTRITENTDNEFYVLFRSFNHMVAEIQDLFVSLKTETDLRRSAELKQLQAQINPHFLYNSLFFIMSVAKFSPDAVMRMSKHLAEYYRYLTRLDKHEVTLQEELQFAEHFLIIMTLSKKIEYAIDLPSELTSLPLMPLIIQPVVENAIQHGIEGQQGANRVNIDVKQAEEVILIRVSDDGKGLTPDEIQKLETQLDSDTPPEGTRGVGLWNVNRRLKNTYGDRSGLAFSTNDWGGLSVLLMIHVPTEKGESI; encoded by the coding sequence ATGATTAGAAAAATGTACATGAAACGTTTTATCTATTTCTTTGTTTTTTTTCTGTTATTAACACTGAGTTTATTCTTCGTGATGAATCGATTGAGCTCGAAGACATTGGAAGAAAATATGATTGGAGCCTCCAAGAACCAACTTGACTACGTAAAGGGCATTCTTGACGGTATCATGTATGAGGCTAATATGTACGGAGTTCAGTTTGCGGCTGATAGTGATGTCAGGTTTTATCAAAGGCAAGTGCTGGAGCTAAGTAACTACGACTCTCAAATGAAGAAAAATGATATTGTTGATCGCTTACGCCAGACCCTTCTGTCTAGCCGCTCGATTGAATCCATTGGCATCTATTGGAAAAACGAAGGAACATTCCTGTCTACCAGCAATTCGCTGGAGGCGCGACTTCCATTTAACGAGATTCAGCGACCTGGGTGGCGTATTATCGATGATAGCTTGTATTATTTTGCAGCCTACCCGTATATCCAAAAATCCGAGCAATTAAAACCGGTTCAATATGTCGTTGGTGTTAAGCTGAACAATGACTACCTGAAGAGCCTACTTCAGAAGGCTGTTAACAATGATAGCTCGAGGGCTTTTCTATGGTTTGACGACCACCGATTATGGGACGAGAATGAAGTAGACAACGATCTATTGAAAGCGATTTCAGAACTTCTGTTACCGCAAGAAGGAGCCACACTTAAATATGATTACCATACGAAATCCGAAAACTACTATGTTCTCTCCCGTTATATTGAAGCACTCGACACCTATCTGATCACCTATACACGTACAAATGATTTTCTTAAACCGCTCGATCATAACCGAAAGGTATTCCTTATCAGTATTATAGCCGTTCTGACACTAGGCCTGATTGTCATCTTTACGTTCTACCGGAATTACGATCGTAACATTCGCTTAATGGAGAGAAAGTTCTTACAGGTTGAGCAGGGCAATCATAGTACACGAATTACGGAAAATACGGATAACGAATTTTACGTCCTCTTTCGCAGCTTTAATCACATGGTAGCCGAGATTCAGGATCTGTTTGTATCCTTGAAGACCGAGACGGATTTGAGAAGGAGTGCAGAGCTGAAGCAACTGCAAGCGCAGATTAATCCTCATTTTCTGTACAACAGTTTATTCTTCATTATGTCCGTAGCCAAATTCTCTCCTGATGCTGTCATGCGAATGAGTAAACATCTGGCTGAATATTATCGTTACTTGACCAGACTGGATAAACATGAAGTCACATTACAAGAGGAATTGCAGTTTGCGGAACACTTCTTAATCATCATGACCCTGAGTAAAAAAATAGAGTATGCCATCGATCTTCCGTCAGAACTCACCTCTCTTCCACTCATGCCACTGATCATCCAGCCTGTCGTGGAGAACGCGATTCAGCATGGTATTGAAGGGCAACAGGGAGCCAACCGGGTGAACATCGATGTTAAGCAAGCAGAGGAAGTCATTCTCATTCGGGTATCCGATGATGGAAAGGGTCTTACACCGGATGAAATCCAAAAGCTGGAGACTCAGCTTGATAGCGACACCCCGCCTGAGGGAACCCGAGGTGTCGGTCTCTGGAATGTTAATCGGCGTCTAAAAAATACGTATGGCGATCGTAGCGGGTTAGCATTTTCAACCAATGACTGGGGCGGGCTGTCTGTCCTGCTGATGATTCATGTTCCGACTGAGAAAGGAGAGAGCATATGA
- a CDS encoding extracellular solute-binding protein — MRERSNVWKMLSTIMLSALVVAGCSSGESNTVATPESVLKDGKYDPPLTMTIAKQQDENSGKYINGESLNDNVLTRWGEEKLGIKIETTLLGGDASQYNTKLRLALTGSEKLPDVLPVYDTMLINDLIESGQVKEITEDIATYMPDRIKEIYKQYPSTFNPVVRDGKVYGMAIAPNLTEGEVMLIRQDWLDKLQLKAPTTLEEFEQVIAAFTNDDPDGNGKQDTYGFTFSGKDSYNTGWVSDPVMIFSAYTGKHLPRQWVNDNGKLAYGSVAPGNKEALGKLRDWYAKGYLNKELATQGAWDALSDFTEGKAGIIVGRPWLYGSVKDVEKNIEGAKVVPYPTIQGVNGDRTYQTAQLNDGVFMFNKDFQNMEAFFLYYDKMYDAAFGTGEFKYGYAQGYDYDIVNEEVTFDPQQFNTPLEAVQGVGKMAFTKNTPSVDGPGQSYYDLANGVEPDTGVLLQSDSRDQTTKDGYRISYENRDSLVPNDFNGPPTPTMQNIWEQLTTMEQEIFTKIIYGNEPLEAFDTFVKQWHEKGGDEVTEEVNDWYNQASKTDVMALMNLK, encoded by the coding sequence ATGAGAGAAAGAAGTAACGTGTGGAAAATGTTAAGTACAATCATGTTGTCAGCACTTGTCGTAGCCGGTTGTAGCAGTGGCGAGAGCAATACCGTTGCGACGCCAGAATCCGTGCTGAAAGATGGAAAGTATGATCCGCCGTTGACCATGACGATTGCCAAACAACAGGATGAGAATTCAGGGAAATACATCAACGGCGAAAGCTTGAATGACAATGTGTTAACTCGCTGGGGCGAGGAAAAACTGGGCATTAAGATCGAAACTACGCTGCTTGGGGGTGATGCTTCACAATATAATACCAAGTTACGGCTTGCACTAACGGGTTCAGAGAAGCTGCCAGACGTTCTACCGGTCTATGACACGATGCTGATTAATGACTTAATCGAATCTGGACAGGTGAAGGAAATTACGGAAGATATCGCAACATACATGCCTGACCGCATCAAGGAAATCTACAAACAATATCCATCGACCTTCAATCCGGTTGTTCGGGACGGCAAAGTGTATGGTATGGCCATTGCGCCAAATCTCACAGAAGGTGAAGTCATGCTGATTCGCCAAGATTGGCTCGACAAACTACAATTGAAAGCGCCAACAACACTGGAAGAGTTCGAGCAAGTCATTGCGGCATTTACGAATGATGACCCGGATGGTAATGGCAAGCAGGATACATATGGCTTTACTTTCTCGGGGAAGGATTCGTACAACACAGGCTGGGTGAGTGATCCAGTCATGATTTTCAGTGCATATACAGGTAAACATCTTCCAAGACAATGGGTTAACGATAATGGCAAACTGGCCTATGGATCGGTCGCTCCAGGCAACAAGGAGGCACTTGGCAAGCTGCGTGATTGGTATGCGAAAGGATATTTGAACAAAGAGCTGGCTACGCAGGGAGCATGGGACGCTTTGTCAGACTTTACGGAAGGCAAGGCAGGCATTATCGTCGGTCGACCTTGGTTATACGGCAGTGTGAAGGATGTGGAGAAAAATATAGAGGGTGCCAAAGTTGTTCCCTATCCGACCATCCAAGGTGTGAACGGAGATAGAACCTATCAGACTGCTCAATTGAACGATGGCGTATTTATGTTTAACAAGGACTTTCAGAACATGGAGGCCTTCTTCCTATACTACGATAAAATGTACGATGCTGCGTTTGGCACAGGAGAGTTTAAATACGGCTATGCGCAGGGATATGACTACGATATCGTCAACGAAGAAGTCACCTTCGACCCGCAGCAATTCAATACACCGTTGGAAGCCGTGCAAGGGGTAGGGAAAATGGCCTTTACGAAAAATACACCAAGCGTCGACGGTCCTGGTCAGTCTTACTACGATCTGGCTAATGGGGTAGAACCGGATACAGGTGTTCTCCTTCAGAGTGATTCAAGGGATCAAACGACCAAAGACGGATATCGAATCTCTTATGAGAACCGCGATTCCTTGGTACCCAATGATTTTAACGGCCCACCTACACCAACGATGCAAAACATATGGGAACAGTTGACGACCATGGAACAAGAGATATTCACCAAGATCATTTATGGCAATGAACCGCTCGAAGCGTTCGATACCTTTGTTAAGCAATGGCACGAGAAGGGCGGCGATGAAGTAACTGAGGAAGTCAACGATTGGTACAATCAAGCGAGCAAGACAGATGTCATGGCATTGATGAATCTGAAATAA